A stretch of [Clostridium] innocuum DNA encodes these proteins:
- a CDS encoding exonuclease SbcCD subunit D, whose translation MRVLHTADWHLGMDLYKVTLMEDQRWFKQQLKAIIEEESIDAVLVAGDVYDTILASKEAIELYDDIMYMLCMELKKKVIVIAGNHDSATRLASLSRLLEGMGLYIIGSLKEKVKGIRVDDCMIYPIPYFHVEQVRKVYQKDVHSQAEAFSCICTDILSTADHAYRPIAMAHGFLANAEVCESDRFANVGGAELVPSAIFDGFSYVAMGHLHRRQHAGGRVWYSGSPLPYSFSEADQPKGVLIYDSQTDTVTKRDIQPLHPLQVCKGSYADLKERMLKHTVPDHAYVKIEVTDLPVSYEMLDYFRQGYENLLQLSGKSMEQEQTNITIRLQDLETISDLDIVQQFFQDYYGEELSEAARQLFLQAQQKLEKEEMYAT comes from the coding sequence ATGAGAGTATTACATACGGCAGACTGGCATTTGGGAATGGATTTATATAAGGTGACGCTGATGGAGGATCAGCGCTGGTTTAAGCAGCAGCTGAAAGCGATTATCGAGGAAGAAAGCATCGATGCCGTGCTGGTGGCGGGAGATGTGTATGATACGATCCTGGCCAGTAAAGAGGCGATTGAATTATATGATGATATCATGTATATGCTGTGTATGGAGCTGAAAAAAAAGGTGATTGTAATTGCCGGCAATCATGATTCGGCAACCCGTCTGGCATCCCTGTCAAGGCTGCTGGAGGGGATGGGGCTGTATATCATCGGAAGTCTGAAGGAAAAGGTGAAGGGAATCCGGGTGGATGACTGTATGATATACCCGATTCCGTATTTCCATGTGGAGCAGGTAAGAAAGGTCTACCAAAAGGACGTGCATTCACAGGCGGAGGCTTTCAGCTGTATTTGTACGGATATTCTTTCTACGGCAGACCATGCATATCGGCCGATTGCCATGGCGCATGGCTTTCTGGCAAATGCCGAGGTATGCGAGAGTGACCGATTTGCGAATGTGGGTGGAGCGGAGCTGGTTCCCTCCGCTATATTTGACGGGTTTTCCTATGTGGCCATGGGACATCTGCACCGCCGTCAGCATGCCGGTGGGCGTGTTTGGTACAGTGGCTCACCGTTGCCGTATTCCTTTTCGGAGGCTGATCAGCCCAAGGGTGTGCTGATTTATGACAGTCAGACGGATACGGTAACAAAACGGGATATTCAGCCTCTGCATCCACTGCAGGTATGCAAGGGAAGCTATGCGGATTTAAAGGAGAGAATGCTGAAGCATACAGTGCCGGATCATGCCTATGTGAAAATTGAGGTCACGGATTTGCCGGTATCCTATGAAATGCTGGATTACTTTCGACAGGGCTATGAGAATCTTCTGCAGCTGAGTGGAAAAAGCATGGAGCAGGAACAGACGAATATCACGATACGATTACAGGATTTGGAGACGATATCCGATTTGGATATTGTACAGCAGTTCTTTCAGGATTATTATGGGGAAGAGCTGAGTGAAGCAGCGAGGCAGCTGTTTTTACAGGCACAGCAAAAGCTGGAGAAAGAGGAAATGTATGCGACCTGA
- a CDS encoding MetQ/NlpA family ABC transporter substrate-binding protein encodes MKLKTLAVGLCTIALLAGCGAKGDDAKSEKEDKTIRIGASVTPHAEILKHVKPALEKKGYKVEIEEFTDYVKPNQALVDDELDANFFQHKPYLVDWAKKANVSDKLTSVFAVHFEPLGIYSNNHTSLKEVADGQKISVPNDPTNGGRALKLLADNGIITLKEGKGVDATKQDIEAYNKKVEIIEMQAETCATSLPDVDFAVVNGNNALNAKISDKVLVTESKDSEAAQTYANIIAVQTAHKDDEKIKDLIAVLNTEDVKKFIEEKYNGIVVPLVPVNE; translated from the coding sequence ATGAAATTAAAAACATTGGCAGTTGGATTATGTACGATTGCACTGCTGGCAGGCTGCGGTGCAAAGGGCGATGATGCCAAAAGTGAAAAAGAGGACAAGACGATTCGCATCGGTGCGAGTGTAACACCGCATGCGGAAATTCTGAAGCATGTGAAGCCGGCACTGGAAAAAAAGGGCTACAAGGTTGAAATCGAAGAATTCACAGATTATGTAAAACCGAATCAGGCACTGGTCGATGATGAGCTGGATGCGAATTTCTTCCAGCATAAGCCGTATTTGGTCGACTGGGCAAAAAAGGCTAATGTCTCAGACAAACTCACAAGCGTGTTTGCGGTACACTTTGAGCCGCTGGGTATCTATTCCAACAATCATACATCATTAAAGGAGGTTGCTGACGGACAGAAAATTTCCGTACCGAATGACCCTACCAATGGCGGACGTGCGTTGAAGCTGCTGGCAGATAACGGAATTATTACTCTGAAAGAGGGCAAGGGTGTCGATGCGACGAAGCAGGATATCGAAGCATATAATAAAAAGGTGGAAATTATTGAAATGCAGGCAGAAACCTGTGCGACAAGTCTTCCGGATGTTGATTTTGCAGTTGTTAACGGAAACAATGCCCTGAATGCAAAAATCAGTGACAAGGTGCTGGTGACGGAATCCAAGGATAGTGAGGCTGCGCAGACCTATGCCAATATCATTGCGGTACAGACAGCTCACAAGGATGATGAGAAAATCAAGGATTTGATTGCAGTGCTGAATACCGAAGATGTAAAGAAGTTTATCGAGGAGAAATATAACGGGATCGTTGTACCACTGGTACCGGTAAACGAATAA
- a CDS encoding ABC transporter permease, with protein MLELLNQFIPNIMDKLPDFWTAILETFIMLGIVGVISLLIGTLFGVIMVVTKKEGILENAILYFLIGKVIDFFRAIPFIVLIFLIAPMTRAIVGTTIGLRGAMLPLAVGAIPFVARQIESALSEVDNGLIEASQAMGCSPLEIIFRVYLKESVPGIIRATTITLITLIGYIAMVGVVGGGGLGDFCIRYGYNSFQFDVIYVCVAVLLLITSLIQGIGNFAIRKTTH; from the coding sequence ATGCTAGAGCTTTTGAATCAATTCATACCGAATATCATGGATAAGCTGCCGGATTTCTGGACAGCAATTCTGGAAACCTTCATCATGCTGGGAATCGTCGGAGTGATTTCCTTGTTGATCGGCACCCTGTTCGGTGTCATTATGGTCGTAACCAAAAAGGAAGGTATCCTGGAGAATGCAATTCTTTATTTCCTGATTGGAAAGGTGATTGATTTCTTCCGGGCCATCCCCTTTATCGTACTGATTTTTCTGATAGCGCCAATGACCCGTGCCATTGTTGGAACGACCATCGGATTGCGGGGGGCCATGCTTCCACTGGCAGTCGGTGCCATCCCCTTTGTGGCCAGACAGATTGAAAGCGCGTTATCCGAAGTGGATAACGGACTGATCGAAGCGAGTCAGGCAATGGGCTGTTCTCCGCTGGAAATCATATTCCGCGTATATCTGAAGGAAAGTGTACCGGGCATTATCCGTGCAACAACGATCACGCTGATCACGCTGATTGGCTATATCGCCATGGTAGGAGTCGTTGGCGGCGGCGGACTTGGTGACTTCTGTATCCGTTATGGCTATAATTCCTTCCAGTTTGATGTGATTTATGTGTGTGTTGCAGTGCTGCTGCTGATCACTTCACTCATTCAGGGAATTGGAAATTTTGCGATTCGTAAAACCACGCATTGA
- a CDS encoding methionine ABC transporter ATP-binding protein: MIRLEHVSKTFDSRAGNVHAVQDVTLTIQDKEIYGIIGFSGAGKSTLVRCINLLERPSRGAVVIDDQDITKMKDKELRAMRKKIGMIFQHFNLMRSRTVYQNIAFPLKGSGLSKAEMDQKIRRLLELVDLSDKVDAYPSQLSGGQKQRVAIARALANDPKVLLCDEATSALDPQTTKSILKLLKRVNEELGITIVLITHEMAVIKEICDRVAVMENGYVVEEGSIIDIFSKPQAEVTRNFIASTSNAHRVQEMLDAGASVTRLEKGQRLVKLNYDSVSTSKALISEISRQFLVDTNIIFGNVEIIKNTPLGDLIVILSGEEAHIDQALAYLKAHEVGVEVMKSC; the protein is encoded by the coding sequence ATGATCAGATTAGAGCATGTCAGTAAGACATTCGACAGCAGGGCGGGGAACGTGCATGCCGTGCAGGATGTTACACTGACGATACAGGATAAGGAAATCTATGGAATTATCGGCTTCAGCGGTGCCGGCAAATCAACACTGGTACGCTGTATCAATCTGCTGGAGCGTCCAAGCAGGGGAGCAGTCGTGATTGATGATCAGGATATCACAAAAATGAAGGATAAAGAATTAAGAGCGATGCGCAAGAAGATCGGTATGATTTTTCAGCATTTCAATCTGATGCGCAGCCGTACCGTCTATCAGAATATCGCATTTCCATTAAAGGGAAGCGGATTAAGCAAGGCGGAGATGGATCAGAAAATTCGCAGATTGCTGGAGCTGGTGGATCTCAGCGATAAGGTCGATGCTTACCCGTCGCAGCTCAGCGGCGGACAAAAGCAGCGCGTGGCGATTGCGCGGGCACTGGCGAATGATCCCAAGGTGCTGCTGTGTGATGAAGCAACAAGCGCACTGGATCCGCAGACGACCAAAAGCATTTTAAAGCTGTTGAAAAGGGTGAATGAGGAGCTGGGAATCACCATCGTATTGATTACGCATGAAATGGCCGTTATCAAGGAAATCTGTGACCGTGTGGCGGTTATGGAAAACGGATATGTTGTGGAGGAGGGAAGCATTATCGACATCTTCTCAAAGCCACAGGCAGAGGTAACGCGCAATTTCATCGCTTCAACCAGTAATGCCCATCGTGTGCAGGAAATGCTCGATGCCGGTGCCAGTGTGACGAGACTGGAAAAGGGACAGCGCTTGGTGAAGCTGAACTATGATTCCGTCAGCACAAGCAAGGCGCTGATTTCGGAAATATCCAGACAATTTCTGGTGGATACCAACATCATTTTCGGAAATGTGGAAATTATCAAAAATACACCGCTTGGTGATTTGATTGTTATCCTAAGCGGGGAGGAAGCACATATCGATCAGGCACTTGCCTATTTGAAGGCGCATGAAGTAGGCGTGGAGGTGATGAAATCATGCTAG
- a CDS encoding DUF4352 domain-containing protein yields MEIIQHEQQKHNILLTSDYCPNQAMINEFQTIFFTCKLQRIELCEKELKDFIVDDGARFLMLHVTIRNITNEILTMYKDDFMITFDNEGPFEAEDNFGIRNQLPDEYALKPQEEISGCLVFIISSSAKKIMLSYTEYFDDESEGKTYKLKYKIG; encoded by the coding sequence ATGGAAATCATTCAACATGAACAACAGAAGCATAATATTCTTCTGACATCGGATTATTGTCCGAATCAGGCGATGATCAATGAATTTCAGACCATTTTTTTTACATGCAAGCTGCAGCGGATCGAGCTGTGTGAAAAGGAGCTGAAGGATTTTATCGTCGATGACGGTGCCAGATTTCTTATGCTGCATGTGACGATACGAAATATAACCAATGAGATCCTGACAATGTATAAGGATGACTTCATGATAACCTTTGATAATGAGGGGCCGTTTGAGGCTGAGGATAATTTCGGAATCCGCAATCAGCTGCCGGACGAATATGCCCTGAAGCCGCAGGAGGAAATCAGTGGCTGTCTGGTGTTTATCATCTCCTCCTCGGCGAAGAAAATCATGCTGAGCTATACGGAGTATTTTGATGATGAAAGTGAAGGCAAGACCTATAAGCTGAAATATAAAATCGGCTGA
- a CDS encoding imidazolonepropionase encodes MKKRATLLIINLEKIYTMDMVNKHPLVFQHAFIAIHHERILAVGCGSWREYADKDTRILDGRGHIAVPGFIEVEAQLSTASIRDGLRRQLEEGMAYMRNGTLTLACRGGGAAALREQPCFEILDANPACIPVMYPYASLFQKNKKRLCRFCISAAGNYAIQDQLCAAQLMGMAEVYDAWTLLQALTVWPARALDRGELGHIQRNAQADILLFAHTDIHALFHTLGNRYLAQVIKKGIRVFPDILIS; translated from the coding sequence GTGAAGAAACGAGCTACGCTGCTTATCATAAATCTGGAAAAGATCTACACGATGGATATGGTCAACAAGCATCCGCTTGTTTTTCAGCACGCCTTTATCGCCATCCACCATGAGCGGATTCTGGCGGTCGGCTGCGGCAGCTGGCGGGAATATGCGGATAAGGATACCCGGATTCTGGATGGCAGAGGTCATATTGCAGTACCTGGCTTTATAGAGGTAGAGGCGCAGCTGAGTACAGCCTCTATACGCGATGGTCTGCGCAGACAGCTGGAGGAGGGTATGGCGTATATGCGAAACGGGACGCTGACACTTGCCTGCAGGGGTGGCGGTGCAGCAGCCCTTCGTGAACAGCCCTGCTTTGAGATACTGGATGCAAACCCTGCGTGCATACCGGTTATGTATCCGTATGCAAGCCTGTTCCAAAAAAACAAGAAGCGCCTTTGCCGCTTTTGTATCAGCGCAGCCGGAAATTATGCGATTCAGGATCAGCTGTGTGCAGCACAGCTCATGGGGATGGCGGAGGTCTATGATGCATGGACATTGCTGCAGGCACTGACTGTATGGCCTGCAAGAGCACTGGATCGAGGCGAGCTTGGACATATCCAAAGAAATGCACAGGCGGATATCCTTTTGTTTGCTCACACGGATATCCATGCACTCTTTCATACGCTGGGCAACCGATACCTGGCACAGGTTATAAAAAAAGGTATTCGCGTCTTTCCGGATATTCTTATTTCATGA
- a CDS encoding carboxylesterase has protein sequence MLDWLKHLLKKEELPPAVQKPVIITIHGYGRRRRNEFDNFAAWGKQDGFDIIQFDMYDLFDEQDHDWMQWVSRAKEVVDSYRDSGRDIYLAGFSMGGVIASYLAVVCPVKRLLLLAPAFSYMNVDIITGVLTKSASSLMGNEKKEEIQLPRAFYGAFTELVKNLKKYIGFVECPVFIIHGNADEVISVKSSLWAYNKIPHSRKKLILLHDGHHRLLMDPEVSWTCYQNMKLFFEGVLLPDNEPVMAEDIMGALLEEKKRREREKQSQEPALNPLRVQTDESQHTDSCQADAGAKI, from the coding sequence ATGCTGGATTGGCTGAAACATCTGTTAAAGAAAGAAGAACTGCCGCCTGCCGTACAAAAGCCTGTGATCATCACGATACACGGCTATGGCAGAAGACGCAGAAATGAATTTGATAATTTCGCTGCCTGGGGTAAACAGGACGGCTTTGATATCATACAGTTTGACATGTATGATCTGTTTGATGAACAGGATCATGACTGGATGCAATGGGTCTCCAGAGCGAAGGAGGTCGTAGATTCCTATAGAGACAGCGGTAGAGATATCTATCTTGCCGGCTTCTCGATGGGCGGTGTGATTGCTTCCTACCTGGCTGTTGTATGCCCCGTAAAGCGCCTTCTATTGCTGGCTCCCGCATTCAGCTATATGAATGTTGATATAATCACCGGTGTCCTTACAAAATCCGCATCCTCACTGATGGGAAATGAAAAGAAAGAGGAAATCCAGCTCCCGCGTGCCTTTTACGGCGCCTTTACGGAGCTGGTAAAAAACCTGAAGAAATATATCGGCTTTGTGGAGTGTCCGGTCTTTATCATTCATGGGAATGCCGATGAGGTCATTTCTGTAAAAAGCTCCCTGTGGGCCTACAATAAAATTCCACACAGCCGCAAAAAGCTGATTCTTCTACATGACGGGCATCATCGTCTGCTGATGGATCCGGAGGTCAGCTGGACATGCTATCAGAATATGAAGCTGTTTTTCGAGGGCGTACTCCTGCCGGATAACGAACCGGTGATGGCTGAGGATATCATGGGGGCCCTACTGGAGGAGAAAAAGCGCAGAGAGCGTGAAAAGCAATCACAGGAGCCGGCGTTGAACCCGCTTCGCGTGCAGACTGATGAATCGCAGCATACCGATAGCTGTCAAGCAGATGCCGGTGCGAAAATATAG
- a CDS encoding NINE protein, with protein sequence MKCKQCGAEIENSRCCPYCGSENADYDAAVDAIQQDEARQNIPGQGRGREVYDSDKSKMVTFLLALFSGPLGLHNFYTGRWGRALFYMVTMGFLMFGWLYDLFMIATNKFKDANGDYIVR encoded by the coding sequence ATGAAATGTAAGCAATGTGGTGCAGAAATTGAAAACAGCAGATGCTGTCCGTACTGCGGCAGTGAGAATGCGGATTATGATGCAGCAGTGGATGCAATACAGCAGGATGAAGCAAGACAGAATATACCCGGACAGGGGAGAGGACGCGAGGTTTATGACAGTGATAAGAGTAAAATGGTTACATTTTTGTTAGCCCTGTTCAGCGGTCCCCTGGGGCTTCATAATTTTTATACAGGAAGATGGGGACGTGCATTGTTCTACATGGTAACCATGGGATTTCTTATGTTTGGCTGGCTCTATGACCTGTTTATGATCGCAACCAATAAGTTTAAGGATGCAAACGGTGATTATATTGTACGATAG
- a CDS encoding nicotinate phosphoribosyltransferase: MKSLDYKFDFRDERNLSLVMDFYELTMSQCYFNSDHKDRIVTFDLFYRRNPDSGGYAVFAGLEEIIGYIQNLHFEDSDIAYLRSLNRFNDEFLEYLRHFIFTGDIFAVKEGTPVFPYEPLIRVKAKIIEAQLLETAMLLCVNHQTLIATKAKRIVKAAQGRAIMEFGARRAHNFDAANYGARAAFIGGVAGTATTYAGQKFGMPVLGTMAHSFVQSFDCEYDAFLAYAKTYPDSCTVLLDTYNTLKSGLVNAIRVAKEYLEPNGYRLQGVRIDSGDMAYLSKKIRTALDVAGMEDCNIVISNSLDEYLIQSLISQGAQINSMGVGENLVCSKSAPVFGGVYKMSSIFDGDTMIPKIKVSENVEKVTNPGYKDLYRIYDMESGKAVGDLMTIHKESLDPNRDLTIYHQMNSWKNKTIPGGSYVLRDLLEPIFLNGELVYEVPDLQEIRAYSEQEFSCMWDEILRFEYPQTYYVDLSKQLLDLKLKMLEDVKHAG; this comes from the coding sequence ATGAAAAGTCTGGATTATAAATTTGATTTTCGTGATGAGCGGAACCTTAGTCTGGTCATGGATTTTTATGAGCTGACTATGAGTCAGTGCTACTTCAATTCCGATCATAAGGATCGCATCGTTACCTTTGACCTGTTCTATCGCAGAAATCCGGACAGCGGCGGCTATGCGGTGTTTGCGGGGCTGGAGGAAATTATCGGATATATCCAGAATCTGCATTTTGAGGATAGTGATATTGCATACCTGCGTTCGCTGAACCGCTTTAATGATGAATTTCTGGAATATCTGCGGCATTTCATTTTTACCGGTGATATCTTTGCGGTGAAGGAAGGAACACCGGTGTTCCCGTATGAACCGCTGATTCGCGTAAAGGCGAAGATTATCGAAGCACAGCTGCTGGAAACGGCAATGCTGCTGTGTGTCAATCATCAGACCCTGATTGCAACAAAGGCAAAGCGTATCGTCAAAGCAGCGCAGGGCAGAGCCATTATGGAGTTTGGTGCCCGTCGCGCGCATAACTTTGATGCAGCGAATTATGGTGCCAGAGCTGCCTTTATCGGCGGTGTGGCAGGTACGGCAACCACCTATGCCGGACAAAAATTCGGTATGCCGGTTCTGGGAACCATGGCACATTCCTTTGTACAGTCCTTTGATTGTGAATATGATGCATTTCTGGCATATGCAAAAACGTATCCCGACAGCTGTACGGTGCTGCTGGATACCTATAATACCTTAAAAAGCGGTCTGGTGAATGCGATTCGTGTGGCGAAGGAATATCTGGAGCCAAACGGCTATCGTCTGCAGGGTGTGCGCATCGACAGCGGGGATATGGCGTATTTATCCAAGAAAATCCGCACGGCACTGGATGTGGCAGGAATGGAGGACTGTAATATCGTAATTTCGAACTCCCTGGATGAATATCTCATCCAGTCCCTGATATCACAGGGGGCGCAGATCAACAGCATGGGGGTTGGCGAAAATCTGGTTTGCAGTAAATCCGCGCCGGTATTCGGCGGTGTGTATAAAATGAGCTCTATTTTTGACGGGGATACCATGATACCGAAAATCAAGGTTAGTGAAAATGTTGAAAAGGTAACAAATCCCGGCTATAAGGACCTCTACCGTATTTATGATATGGAAAGCGGCAAGGCTGTTGGGGATCTTATGACCATACACAAAGAGAGCCTTGATCCGAATCGTGATCTGACCATCTATCACCAGATGAACAGCTGGAAAAACAAGACGATTCCAGGCGGCAGCTATGTTTTGCGTGATTTACTGGAGCCGATCTTTCTAAACGGGGAGCTGGTGTATGAGGTTCCGGATCTGCAGGAAATCCGTGCGTACAGTGAACAGGAATTTTCCTGTATGTGGGATGAGATTCTGCGCTTTGAATATCCGCAGACCTACTATGTCGATCTCAGCAAGCAGCTGCTGGATCTGAAGCTGAAGATGCTGGAGGATGTAAAGCATGCAGGATAA
- a CDS encoding cysteine hydrolase has product MARVNEQFLEAYEPLSMKELKDPIIFVVDMIEGFVHEGALHDEAINAVTVHIEALIKDAQQRVIFIADSHPPKTREFNSYPTHCVIGTTESEVIQELKPHVQELMRKNSTNTFTCPDFQSFLTERMDSYRDIVITGCCTDICILQFALCLNAWLNEHNKTDQRIIIPLSCVDTYHIEGIHDAVSCNEFSIRNMEANGICIVSSLERED; this is encoded by the coding sequence ATGGCTAGAGTAAATGAACAGTTTTTAGAAGCATATGAACCTCTTTCAATGAAAGAGCTGAAGGATCCCATCATATTTGTTGTAGATATGATTGAGGGCTTTGTACATGAAGGAGCATTGCATGATGAAGCGATCAATGCAGTCACTGTGCATATAGAAGCACTGATCAAGGATGCACAGCAGCGGGTTATTTTTATTGCAGATTCCCATCCGCCAAAGACGCGTGAATTTAATTCCTATCCGACCCATTGTGTCATCGGAACTACGGAGAGCGAGGTCATTCAGGAATTGAAGCCGCATGTACAGGAGCTGATGCGCAAAAATTCCACGAATACCTTTACGTGTCCGGATTTTCAAAGCTTTTTAACGGAGCGTATGGACAGCTATCGTGATATCGTCATCACCGGCTGCTGTACCGATATCTGCATTCTGCAGTTTGCGTTATGTCTGAATGCATGGCTGAATGAGCATAATAAGACAGACCAGCGGATCATCATACCGCTGAGCTGTGTGGATACCTATCATATCGAGGGGATTCATGATGCTGTATCCTGCAATGAATTCAGTATCCGCAACATGGAGGCAAACGGTATCTGTATCGTTTCCTCACTGGAAAGAGAGGATTGA
- the feoB gene encoding ferrous iron transport protein B: protein MNYHVAFVGNPNVGKSAWINALSNADFKVGNWPGVTVEKKEANVCWGGDSYHIIDLPGTYSLTNNGNEESITAAYLQSQQVDLIVNVLDATNLQRNLMLTLFLRELQIPMLLIFNFMDEVKDYGIHIDTAALSRRLGMEILAYSAFDRRHYREVRQAIQRQVEQRTVFYHPLLNEEEDEIYTSLYTYIEQHVPSHAEADARLLHHLAMGCMREDVLVMKQLEAWHMDPVVLQKLCRDMNEENVRAGYCRAVESLMHNVVQDPKKRYAKSERIDAFVLHKWLGLPLFLVVFSFLLLFVFQASAPLNAYIDYLLQDVLARYVSFALQWAPSVVRQFLLQGILAGVGGVLVFVPLMALLYFVLSLLEESGYMARIAFLLDRLMNTFHLSGKSFVSLMLGFGCNVPAIYATRTLDNEQQKRLTALLVPFMSCGARLPVYVLFASAFFPDKAALMMLSIYGIGILLALVLALLASRFPIFHDDAMMVLELPPYRLPSLRVVLHKVKEEVKSYVRKACGIVLWAMVILWGLTYFPSGNVETSYLAQGARLVQPIFAPLGFGDRWECVAALPGGIIAKETIVGFFDTVLQTPPSNAGATINAAKDIREILHRGGSALKESATFFLHTDVSVKPQNDAQVSHIRRLWTTPDAGIRAFSFMVYVLLSIPCIMTLQAVYHEYGKKLLLLSLAVMLLVPYLASLFIFQFFSLFL, encoded by the coding sequence ATGAACTATCATGTGGCCTTTGTCGGAAATCCGAACGTGGGAAAGAGTGCGTGGATCAATGCGCTCAGCAATGCGGATTTCAAGGTTGGAAACTGGCCGGGGGTTACCGTTGAAAAAAAAGAAGCCAATGTATGCTGGGGAGGAGACAGCTATCATATTATAGACCTTCCGGGTACCTATTCCTTGACGAATAATGGCAATGAGGAAAGCATAACGGCAGCATATCTTCAAAGTCAGCAGGTCGATTTGATCGTCAATGTGCTGGATGCGACCAATCTTCAGCGAAATCTCATGCTGACGCTGTTTCTGCGTGAGCTGCAGATTCCCATGCTGTTGATTTTCAATTTCATGGATGAGGTTAAAGACTATGGTATTCATATCGATACAGCAGCCCTTTCAAGGCGCCTTGGAATGGAGATACTGGCGTATTCCGCCTTTGACCGCAGACATTATCGTGAGGTGCGTCAGGCAATTCAAAGGCAGGTGGAACAAAGGACGGTGTTTTACCATCCGTTGCTGAATGAGGAAGAAGATGAAATCTATACATCGTTGTATACGTATATCGAGCAGCATGTACCATCGCATGCAGAGGCTGATGCACGCCTGCTGCATCATCTTGCCATGGGCTGTATGCGGGAGGACGTGCTTGTCATGAAGCAACTGGAGGCCTGGCATATGGATCCGGTAGTGCTGCAGAAGCTGTGTCGGGATATGAACGAAGAGAACGTGCGCGCAGGGTATTGCCGTGCTGTGGAATCCCTGATGCACAATGTGGTACAGGATCCGAAAAAGCGATATGCGAAAAGTGAACGTATCGATGCTTTCGTATTGCATAAATGGCTGGGGCTTCCGCTGTTTCTGGTGGTCTTTTCCTTCCTTCTGCTCTTTGTATTTCAGGCGTCTGCGCCGCTTAATGCCTATATCGACTATCTGCTGCAGGATGTACTGGCACGCTATGTTTCCTTTGCTCTGCAATGGGCGCCGAGCGTCGTGCGGCAGTTTCTGCTGCAGGGAATATTGGCAGGGGTCGGCGGTGTGCTTGTCTTTGTGCCGCTGATGGCGCTTCTGTATTTCGTTTTATCGCTATTGGAGGAAAGCGGCTATATGGCGCGAATTGCCTTTCTGCTGGATCGTCTGATGAATACCTTTCACCTCAGCGGAAAAAGCTTTGTCTCCCTCATGCTGGGGTTCGGCTGCAATGTCCCTGCCATTTATGCGACCCGGACACTCGATAATGAACAGCAGAAGCGGCTGACTGCCTTGCTTGTGCCGTTTATGTCCTGTGGTGCCAGGCTGCCGGTATATGTACTGTTTGCTTCCGCCTTTTTCCCTGATAAGGCGGCACTGATGATGCTGAGTATCTATGGAATCGGAATCCTGCTTGCCCTGGTTTTAGCGCTGCTTGCATCCCGCTTTCCGATTTTTCACGATGATGCGATGATGGTGCTGGAGCTGCCACCCTATCGGCTTCCTTCTCTGCGCGTCGTGCTTCACAAGGTGAAGGAGGAAGTAAAAAGCTATGTGCGAAAGGCATGCGGTATCGTTTTATGGGCGATGGTGATTTTGTGGGGGCTTACCTATTTTCCAAGCGGAAATGTAGAAACCAGCTATCTAGCGCAGGGCGCAAGGCTTGTGCAGCCGATATTTGCTCCGCTGGGATTTGGTGATCGCTGGGAGTGCGTGGCGGCACTGCCCGGGGGCATCATCGCCAAGGAAACGATTGTCGGCTTCTTTGATACGGTCCTGCAGACACCGCCGTCCAATGCTGGCGCGACAATCAATGCAGCAAAGGATATACGCGAAATCCTGCATCGAGGGGGAAGTGCCTTGAAGGAAAGTGCAACCTTTTTTCTGCATACCGATGTATCGGTAAAGCCGCAAAATGACGCACAGGTATCGCATATCCGCCGCTTGTGGACAACTCCTGATGCCGGTATCCGCGCGTTCAGTTTTATGGTGTATGTCCTGCTCAGCATTCCCTGTATCATGACGCTGCAGGCAGTATATCATGAATACGGGAAAAAACTGCTTCTGCTTTCTCTGGCCGTCATGCTGCTCGTGCCTTATCTTGCCTCTTTGTTTATCTTTCAGTTTTTTTCTCTGTTTCTATAG
- a CDS encoding ferrous iron transport protein A, with protein MKLCDAAVGKTMVVTNVHMCKKEKNRLFYLGIYPGMQIRKLRSAPMQDPCLYFAAGNQLILRNKDAACIEGEVLE; from the coding sequence ATGAAGCTATGTGATGCAGCAGTGGGAAAAACCATGGTCGTTACGAACGTCCATATGTGTAAAAAAGAGAAGAACCGCCTGTTTTATCTTGGGATATATCCGGGTATGCAGATACGCAAGCTGCGCAGTGCGCCAATGCAGGATCCGTGTCTGTATTTTGCGGCAGGTAATCAGCTGATTCTGCGTAATAAGGATGCGGCTTGTATCGAAGGGGAGGTGCTGGAATGA